CCGCCGTGACGGTGCCCGCGGTGGCGGCTGTTGTGCCGCCACCGCGCGCTGCGGCGCAACCCGGTACCCGTACAATCGCAGTCCCGCCAGGTGTGCTGACCGCACCTGGCGTTGACCTCGATTGGATGGAACAGGACAGGGAATGAAGATTCGAATCACAGGGATGGCACTGACGGTCGCATTGCTGGCCGCCTGCGGGCAGGAACCGGCACCGGCCGCAGCACCGGCCGCACCGGCACCGACCACGGAAGCACCGGCCGCCACAGCGACGGTCGTCGAGAAGGAACCGGCCATCGAAGACGGCGTGGACCCCTCGGTGTGGGACAACGAAGGCGAACCGGAAGACCCGAGTGCCGGCGGCGAACTGACCTGCGCGGACAATCCGCTGGCGACCCATTTCTTCACCCTGGTCGGCGGCAACACCGTGGATGACTGCGGCCGCAAGGACCCGAAGGTGCTGGCGGCCTTCAACACCCTGATGAAGGGCACCGCGGCAGCCGAATCCAGCGACAAGGAGATTCCCTCGCTGCGCCAACGCCTGTTGAGCGGACCCAGCGGGCCCGGCGAGCTGCTGGTGCTGCAGGGCGAGCCATGGTGGTTCTACACCGCCTGCCAGGCCCACGACTGCCCCGGCACCGCGTTGGCGATGCTGTATTCGCCGACGGAAGCGAAGATGGTCGGCCGTCTTACCGCGCGCTGCCGTGTGTGGTGGCTGGGCGAGCCGACGGCGGAACAACGTGCGCAGATCGAACAGCGCCAGCCACTGCAGGATGCCGCCTTGAAGGAAGACAGCGCGCTCTGCGAGTGAGGTGGTGCCCGCGGTAGCGCCGGGCCGTGCCCGGCGGAACCGCGGGCGCTGCTGCCCGGGTCACCTTTCCGGCCGCGTTTGCCGGGCTCGGCTGCCTGTCCTGGTGTGTGCAGGCACGCAATCCGTGCTCAATCCGGAATCGACAGGCTGGCCGGATCCGCGTGCGCGCCTCTGGGGTGGGGCTCCGCCGTCGAAAGTGCCACTGCCGTGCCACTTCGTGTCCCCAGGTCGTACACGACCAGCGCATCATCCCCAGCCCCGGTGCTGCATATCAAGGCGCCGGTGCTGTCCCAGGCAGCAGACTGGCCGGCCATCTCAAAGCCGTCGGCCAGGCCTACACCATTGGATACCATCACCGTCATCCCCAGCTCCCGCGCGACTGCAGCGTAATGGCGGTGAGCACGCTGCATACCGGCCAGGTGCTTTGCAACACTGGCAACGTAGATCGTTGCGCCGGCCTTCTTCGCCTGCACGGCGCTTTCCAACTGCAGCGACTCGAAGCAGATGGCAGGAACCAGGGTTTCCTTTCCCATGGACACCGGAAGCAGCGCGGTTCCCGGTCTGAAGTAAGGCAGCTCGTCGGCATGAAGAATCTGCTTGGTATAGACAGCGGGTGCCTGATTGCAGCGGAAGATGAACATGCCGATCTCTGGCCCGTCCATGCCGCGGAACGGTGCGCCGACTGCAATAAGAATCCGGTGGCGATCACTGAGCGACTGGAACACGGCCAGGCGAGCATCATCTGCCGTCAGCGCCAACCGCTCCGCCATTCGTGGCTCATAGCCAGTGAGCGACATCTCCGGAAAGAAGACGGCCGCACCGCCACAGCAAACAGCCAGATCGATCAAGGGGACATGCCGCTCGATGTTGCCATCGATGTCCCCAGGCGATGACCGAATCTGCGCAGCAACAATCTTCATTCCTGTCCTCTCGATCCAGACGCAGGCCGAGGTGAGGATGGCCTTGTTGGCCGGATTATGCAGCTGGGGCTCTGGCGCAGCCAGCAGGCTTCATCGATCCAACCAGCCGTTCCACTGTTGGGGCAGTTGCGCGTGGGCCGCACACCATGCAATCGACCACGAAGTATCAGACCGCCGTCCAGTCGATGACGAGAGGCGAGGAGACTTTCCCCAAGTCGACATCCGAGCAGTCGGTGTGGTCTCCCAGGAACAGGAATCGATTGCCGCCCGTCACTTCAAAGAGGCGGCTTCCAGCTTCGGCGTACTCGGCCGGTGGCAGGATGGATGAAACCTGCATGGAGTTGAGTCCCACGGTCTGCATCAGCCTGGCAGCATCCTCGGGCGAGATCAGCTGAGGATCGCTTGGCGTGCCGTAGGCCCAGCCGCAGTAGCCATTGTGGACATAGTAGTGCGACATGTTTCACCGTGAGCCTGGGCGGCGAGCCGAGGCAACACACTAGCGCGATCTACTTGCTCGCGCGCCGTGCACCTTTCTCGTCTTCGTCCTTTGCATCGCCCCGGCTCTGCGCGAACTCCGGGAACGTCTTCGCGATCGAATCCTTGTCCGGCAGGATGTAGAACACGCCGCCCTTCTCGAACGTGGACTGCACGATCTGCTCATAGAACGCGGGCGAGACATTGATGCAGCCGTGGGTGACGCGGTTGTCGTCCGGCGTGGGCGATGCCAACCGCGCGGCGCGCTTCTCCTTCGGGCTACCCGGCGGCAGCGGATGCATCGACACGGCGGAATCGTAGTCCACCCACAGCACGCGCCCGGCATCGTCGGAGGGGCCGTAGCCACCAATGAAGCGGCCGGCAGGCGTGGTGCGGTCGTGGCCGGGAATCGCACTCAGTGCGAGCTTGGCGACGCCCGGTGCGGAGTGATCGCCGATGGCCGAACCGAACAGCGCCGGTGCTGCGCCGCGTAGCTTGCCGTCGCCGCCGAAGACCAGAACCTGCGCCGCTGCCTTGTCCATGACCGCAAACGGATAGCCTTGGTTGTCCTTGCTGGCGACGACCCAGCCAGCCAGCTCGATCACTGTTTCGGACACGCTCTGGTCGGGCGGAAGTTCATCAACGGCGGCCACCGGTGGTGCAGGTGCGTCCTTGTCCCTGGCGTTGGCTACGCCGCTGCACGCAACGGCCAGTGCCATGGCCAGTGCGGCATGGAGGGCGCGGCGTGCAGGGGAGGAGGAGGTACGAATGGGACGGCTCCTTGCAATGCAATCTTGGGTGGAAGGATGCCAGTGGCCGGCGAAGGCCACTGGGTCCCGATACAGATGTGGATCAATTCAAACGGTGAGGGAGCGATTACCCGCGCGGCTTGCGGCCGGCAGGTGCCCTTTCAAGCTGCTGGACGCGGCCTTCGATCTGGTCCAGGCGCTGATTGGCCTGCTGTGCGGACTGGTTGGCGGACTCCGCGCTCTGCGCAGCACCCTGCACCTTGACGTCGAGCTGATCGAGACGCGAGTTGATGGTTGCAAACTCGTTCTTGTATGAGGCGCAGGCGCCAAGGCTCACGGTGGCGATGAGCGCTACAGCAAGTGCGCGGGCCGTCTTCATGTGTTGCGGGTTCAGGTTCATTGCACTCCCTCCTTCGTCTGGGGAAGCTGGAATATAGCGGCGTTTGTTCCCGCTGCTACCAAGCGCTTTCAGCTGGAATTTGAATACGTGGATGCACTGTGAAGCCCGCTTCTGACCCAACATTAACAAGCGGGATCAGGCGAGCTGATCTGCGTCGGCGGCGCGCCTTGCGCCTGTTCAAGATCGCCAATTCATCAGTATGAAGCGGGTGTCACAGCGGTTGCGTTTCCGCACCTTTTCCAGCGCTACATGCAGGATGCCATCCGCTCGCCTGAAGCACGGTTGCGGCGGTTTCGGGGCGCACATCGAGCAGCGTGGCGATGGCCCGGGACCTGTCCGGCGCACGGGAAATGTAGGCGCGGGCGATGCGGTAGCCGATCCAGTATCCGAGATCTCCGCGTCGTGCTTCATCGCCAGCGCCGTTGTACAACCACTGCGAAAGATCGGTGCCTGCGCTGTCCTGCACGAACGTACGTTCGAGTGCGCATTCGCGGCCCTGCGTCCAACGACGCAGATGCGCGTTGGCTGGTTCCCCTGAGATCAGCTCGCCCACGTACTCGGCGCCGCCTTCAAGCAACGTCTGATAGAGCAGGGTGGGCCGCGCAACATCGACGCTCGCACCGGGCTGCTGTACATGCACGTACTCATGCGCGATCAGGTGTACGAATCGGTCGCCCACGTCGGGCTGCATCCAGTCAGCGTTGCACAGTGCTTCCAGTCCGATCACCACGCCGTCTTCAGTGGTGACACCGCCGCTGTTTCCCCGACCGACCAGCACGGTGACCGGCGGAAAACGTGCGGAGGGAAGCAGCGTGCCCAACCGATCGAGTGCCTTGGCAACCCGCTCGCGGATCGCCGGCAATGCCGCTGCACAGGTCCGCGCCCTGGCGAACAACGCCGGCTTGTCCTGGATGGTCCTGGCCAAACGCTCCATCGAACCGATGCGGCTATCGGTGAAGCTGCGCAATGCATCCGTGCCGGTGTCCAGATAGCCGCGCTGCAGATCTTCGGCACTCGGTTTTCCTCCACTGGCATCCAGCACGCTGAAGAATCGCGTGACATCGTCTGTCTGAACCACGATGCGCGCAGAAGGTTGGGCGCGCTCGGCGGCGTTGGCTGACAGCTGCATCATCGGCAGGACGACCAGCAGCAGCA
The sequence above is a segment of the Stenotrophomonas maltophilia genome. Coding sequences within it:
- a CDS encoding DUF2268 domain-containing putative Zn-dependent protease (predicted Zn-dependent protease with a strongly conserved HExxH motif); the protein is MPHAFAASLLFPPHARRAVRVLLLVVLPMMQLSANAAERAQPSARIVVQTDDVTRFFSVLDASGGKPSAEDLQRGYLDTGTDALRSFTDSRIGSMERLARTIQDKPALFARARTCAAALPAIRERVAKALDRLGTLLPSARFPPVTVLVGRGNSGGVTTEDGVVIGLEALCNADWMQPDVGDRFVHLIAHEYVHVQQPGASVDVARPTLLYQTLLEGGAEYVGELISGEPANAHLRRWTQGRECALERTFVQDSAGTDLSQWLYNGAGDEARRGDLGYWIGYRIARAYISRAPDRSRAIATLLDVRPETAATVLQASGWHPACSAGKGAETQPL
- a CDS encoding L,D-transpeptidase; the encoded protein is MALAVACSGVANARDKDAPAPPVAAVDELPPDQSVSETVIELAGWVVASKDNQGYPFAVMDKAAAQVLVFGGDGKLRGAAPALFGSAIGDHSAPGVAKLALSAIPGHDRTTPAGRFIGGYGPSDDAGRVLWVDYDSAVSMHPLPPGSPKEKRAARLASPTPDDNRVTHGCINVSPAFYEQIVQSTFEKGGVFYILPDKDSIAKTFPEFAQSRGDAKDEDEKGARRASK
- a CDS encoding carbon-nitrogen hydrolase family protein, translating into MKIVAAQIRSSPGDIDGNIERHVPLIDLAVCCGGAAVFFPEMSLTGYEPRMAERLALTADDARLAVFQSLSDRHRILIAVGAPFRGMDGPEIGMFIFRCNQAPAVYTKQILHADELPYFRPGTALLPVSMGKETLVPAICFESLQLESAVQAKKAGATIYVASVAKHLAGMQRAHRHYAAVARELGMTVMVSNGVGLADGFEMAGQSAAWDSTGALICSTGAGDDALVVYDLGTRSGTAVALSTAEPHPRGAHADPASLSIPD